From one Lycium barbarum isolate Lr01 chromosome 6, ASM1917538v2, whole genome shotgun sequence genomic stretch:
- the LOC132645041 gene encoding histidine-containing phosphotransfer protein 1, translating to MEVVQLQRSFVECMASLFREGLLDAQFSQLQQLQDDSNPDFVVEVVSLFFEDSERLLNDLTMALDQPNVDFKQVDAHVHQLKGSSSSVGAQRVKNCCVLFRNCCEEQNTEACLQCLQQIKQEHLLVKNKLQTLFELEQQIVAAGGAIPMVQ from the exons ATGGAAGTGGTTCAATTGCAGAGGAGCTTTGTTGAATGCATGGCCTCTTTGTTTCGTGAG GGATTGTTGGATGCTCAGTTTAGTCAGCTTCAGCAACTGCAAGATGATAGTAACCCTGATTTTGTAGTTGAAGTTGTGTCTCTCTTCtttgaagattcagaaagacTTCTCAATGATCTCACCATGGCTTT AGATCAGCCCAATGTGGACTTTAAGCAGGTTGATGCTCATGTTCATCAGCTCAAAGGTAGCAGCTCCAG TGTTGGTGCTCAGAGAGTGAAGAATTGCTGCGTCCTTTTCCGCAACTGCTGCGAAGAACAGAACACTGAAGC GTGCTTGCAATGCTTGCAACAAATAAAACAGGAGCACTTGCTTGTGAAGAACAAGCTTCAAACTTTATTTGAG TTGGAGCAGCAGATTGTAGCAGCTGGAGGAGCAATTCCAATGGTGCAATAA